gacgtaatgggagctgccacctgtccaaaaccccggataaacctccggtagtaattagcaaaacccaaaaactgctgcacctcctttacagtggttggggtttgccaattacgcacggccgacacacggtcaacctctatcttcacaccagatgcggacaatcgataacccaagaaggagatggactcctggaaaaacaagcatttctctgccttgacatacaagtcatgctccaacagcctcttcAACACTCCAACAGCCtctaccagggctacatgctcggctcgtgtagaagagtacactaggatgtcgtcgatgtacactaccacaccctgcccatgcatgtccctgaaaatctcgtccacaaaggattgaaagactgaaggagcattcattaacccgtatggcatgacgagatattcgtaatgacccgaggtggtgctgaatgctgttttccattcatctccctccctaatgcgcaccagattgtacgcgctcctgagatccaactttgtgaagaaccgcgctccgcgtaatgattctgtcatagtcgcaatcagaggaagaggataactgtacttaaccgtgatctgattgatactacgataatcaatacacgggcgcaaacccccgtccttcttcttcacaaagaagaaactcgaggaaaccggggaagtggaggaccgtatgtatccctgttccaaggactcggctatgtaagtctccatagccgcggtctcctcttgagacaggggatacacacggctccgcggaagtgccgctcctgtttggagatttatcgcacaatccccctgtctatgaggtggcaaccgtgtTGCCCTAGTTTTACTGAAAaccagtgctaaatcctcatattcagggggaatgtgcattgcggacaCCTGGTTCGGACTCCCCACCGAtgttgcccctatggaaacacctagacatctccctacacactgggcagaccattccataagagccctctgttgccacgcaatggtaggatcatgggtgcttaaccaggaagccccagcaccacgggatacgcaggagagtcgatcagataaaactgaatgatctcctcatgaccccctgcgtaatcatcttcagtggcgctgtgacttctctaatcaacccccgaccccagcggccggctgtctagagCATGAACTGGGAAAGGGGGGTtccaccggccgaaggggaattcctacccTGGAACAAAAtacacgatcaataaaattcccagctgcgcctgaatctactagcgccttatgctgggaatgaggtgccacctgtggaaatctcacaggtatacacaggtgtccaacagaaagctctgggtaagtggggcatctactcacctgaaatgacttcccagtgcgtgacctgttgtcccctctcccaggagaccctccccaacacctagccgcagtgtgccctccacggccacagttggtgcaggggacggcccccctcaggttctctctcctcctctccctagcgcctgcacccccgagctccatgggaatcggctcggcggtgctggaggatggaatggacgacccccattcgggacgtccgcgtgtagccagcagggtgtcgagccggatggacatgtccaccaactggtcgaaggtgaggttggtgtccctgcaggccagctcacgacgaacgtcctctcgtaggctgcatcgataatggtcgatgagggccctctcattccatcccgcatctgccgctagcgtccggaactccagggcgaactcctgggcactcctcttcccctgtcgaaggtggaacagacgctcccccgccgccttctcctcaggtggatgatcgaacactgccctgaagcggcgggagaactccgcgtaggtgatggtagcggcgtctattcccctccattcggcgttagcccattccaacgccttgccggagagacaggagatgagggcggagatgctctcgtatcccgagggcgccgggtgtatggtggccaggtagagttccacctgcaggaggaatccctgacacccggctgcggtaccatcatatgccctcgggagcgagagccgaatgccgctGGGTTCCGgtactgggagaggaggactggccgatggtgatggtaaggtgtgcgaagaTGTGGGCACCTCGCCCGTAACCAAACGGCGCAGCGTGTTGGACAAATCGTTCATGGCGACCCCAAGTTGCTGGATCATGGCGTCTTGATTGCTGATCCTTTCCTCGAGGGACTTGGGTGccaccgctgctcctgctgactccatggtaggtgtgttattctgtcactgttGGTGTGGGTGCGTggagaggagtcagacgcaggacgcataaGCTAGTCgaacaagactttactagatgCACAACCAGTACAAAATAAAGTACCTCTAACGAGGAGGCAAAAcgacaacgcaacacagtgcgtTATAATAACGATGCCAGCGTACTGCACAGGATACCGCCAACAGACaggaaaataaaataacacacaactaacgaacacaaccacaggaaacttataaggcacataatcaagaccaaacggacacaggtgtaacagacagaccaaaccaaacgaacatcgaaacattcaatggtggcagctagtactccggggacgacgaacgccgaagcctgcccgaacaaggaggaggagcagcctcggcagattccgtgacaatTTGCTTCGTCACATAGAAATGAGTAAAGCTTTATCTAGGTAGATTACATCCATTGATAGTAAATAAGTCACATCATAGCCCAAATAATTTTGGGGAAGTGGACCGAAGAGCAGTACTCAACACGATAAGCACTATAACCGCCAGAGGGCTCCATTGCCCCATACGTGttcagttataataataataataataatatgccatttagcagacgcttttatccaaagcgacttacagtcatgtgtgcatttttacgtatgggtggtcccggggatcgaacccactaccctggcgttacaagcgccatgctctaccaattgagctacagaggaccacaattcacTATAATTCACAGTTCACAATTCACAGTTCACTACACATGTGCAGTCTTTTGAATAAAATGCGACCATTTGAAGATGGACATGGATAAATATTGCAGTTTACTGTTCTTTATTTATCTATAACATTTTCCGTTAAAATATCTGCCGCAATGAGCAATGAACATGGACATTTTAATCATGTCTCATGATTTGCGCCTCTCCGTACACTAGGTGGCGGTATATAAATAATTAGAGCTCTTCGTCTCAATCGATGACCCTTTGTTTTGGGTCAGAGTTGAAGGGCTCCAGCTTCCTGGTTTCGGCGGCAATGCGTGCAAGTTAACAAGTCTGGACGTTTTTGCGTGAAAAGATAGTAAATTATTAAGATATATTAGCGGGAATTGCACAACATTTTGCACAGCAATGGTGAGTGTTGATATTGTTGGTTATAATAAAATTGGCTGGATCTTTTGAAAGAAAAACGGATTAGCAGTTGAGTTGGTGCCTTTTTCCAGCAAGCCAACGTTATCCAATTCATTCATTGCAGTTGCAGTGAATGAGCAGCAAATAAAGTCATGTTGCAGATAAAAATCTAATATGCGTACATCTGAGATGATGGACGTCTGATCTTCCCTACACATGAGTCTGAACGTTATATTTTGTTCCATTAACCTCTTAAGAATCTGacacttttttcaattttcgcctaaaatgacatacccaaatcttaactgcctgtagctcaggacctgaagcaaggatatacatattattgataccatttgaaaggaaacacttggaaatgtgaaattaatgtaggagaatataggacattagatttttttaaaagataatacaaacaaaaaaacatgtgttttctattatattttttgttccatcatctttgaaatgcaagagaaaggctacaatataatattgcagtttaggcacaatttagattttggccactagatggaagcagtgtgtgtgcaaagtttcagattgatccagtgaagcattgcaatactggactattttgtatcaagtctgcccaaatgtgccgaattggtcaattgatacattttcataactatagagaaaatacaaaaatgatatggtaatacaaaatgtaagtttacacactcccaggaatgtcatacatgatggatcattagcttatatactaactttcacacatctagatggccgggcggggtgggtgtggagccagagacagcaggggttcaaactgtagaacccagttcctacatttgatatagaaattgattttatcaaacaaaactatgctacattttatctctggaacccttaggatgacaaatcagagcaagattactgaatgtaagtacattatttaccttcagaggtgaatgtatcaaaccagttgccgtaaTAAGttatttgttgttgtgcactctcctcaaacaatagcatggtatttcttcactgaactagctactgtaaattggacagtgcagttagattaacaataatttaagctttctgcccatataagacatgtctatgtcctggaaagtttgctgttacttacaacagtcatgctaatcacgttAGCGCACactagctcaaccgtcccgtatacgggacaccgatcccgtagaggttaaattaTTACCCATAACAATAATCCAACCTTCTTCCCATTGCTGTGTGTGTAGAGTTTACCTCTGAACCCCAAGCCCTTCCTGAACGGACTGACAGGCAAGCCGGTGATGGTGAAGCTGAAGTGGGGGATGGAGTACAAGGGCTACCTAGTGTCTGTGGACAGCTACATGAACATGCAGGTGAGGGAGCACACCTGGACATAGGTGCTTTTAGCAACGCGGGTGTATTTACATACACTAGCGTTGCTTTCAATTGTATTGGGTTGCAAAAAAACAGTCAGTGGGAAGCCAGAAGTTAAAGACCATTCCATTTCAGTTTACTGTGCCGGTGGGCAGGACGGTTGGTCGTTATGACGGGggaatttaaaacaaaatatataGGATGGTATTATTAAAGACTTTCCAAACGTGGGTCTGTTGTAGACCCACTTCCTCTCTGCTTacctcatgtcaaaataaaagtcccccattTTGCACCTAACCTGGACAGTGTGTGTGGCTAGTGCAGATTAATGCCTACGTACATTTCTCGTGTTTTTGTCATTGGTTTTGACAGTTGGCGAACACAGAAGAGTACGTGGATGGAGCGTTGGCTGGTCACCTTGGAGAAGTACTTGTTAGGTAAATAATAGCCGTTTTCTGGATTCTCTAAAATGTTGCCTTCTGCCTCTTGTCCTTTAATCCTGAGGTGATCAAAATCGGCCATGACTGCATTTATGAAATACCTAACTCTGTTAGAGCAGtgacctggggtgtattcattagtgtaGACTGTTGCAACAAAAAGCTTTTTGCAACAAAAACaagagtttcttattggacaagttcaggtaggtcCCTCAAAGTCCCACCTCGGCTCGTTTGGTTCGTAGTAAATAATACCCAGTTCaagaaagggaggagggagggagggaaggaaggaagtatTTCTTGTTGAAATCGGATTATGTTTTATGCAATAGAATGCAAGTCTatattctgatttttttttttgggttgaACTGCAAGTCAACCCTTTAATGAATACCAGTAGAAATGTATTCTCCCTGGACTTCTGTGTCCAGCATACTTCTGGTGTGACTGATGCAGGTGTTTCATAGTGGCTGTTCTCAGTGTAATTCTCTTAGATCTAAAGTGCAAATTCTCTACCCACAGGTGCAATAATGTTTTATATattagaggagtagaggaagaagaggaggacggAGAAATGAAAGAATGATGGAGAGGATGAGACTTGCAACTGAAGATCTGGACGAGTGTTGTGTTTGCTGAATCTTTGTTTTTGCATTTTCACTATGTGGAAAATGGACTCTTGGGAAGCAAGTTAGCTTTATTTGTGTGAAACCTTCAaggaaacattttattttttactgtttaTGATCCAATATGATGTAGCTAATTACATTATATCACtgtagaaaaaaataaaataatggttaTTTTACCGTTTCCTAAACCTGCTGTCTGGTGGTATTATTACAGGTTTGTGAGGGAGCTGATTGATGTGGTGTCTCAACCTTATTAACAAACACTACACATTAAACAGAACCTGTCAATCAATGTACACTATTCCTAATTTCCAAAGCCCCGCCCCGGATTTAGCTCGTGCACTTTGAACCCATGCTGCCCTCAAATATTTACGTTTCCCCAAACCACTAGAAAGTGACAGCGAGGCGACGTAGAAATAGAGGTGACTTACAAAAGTAATTCACATTTTTAAGCTTAATTTCGACGACTATTTCAAAATGTCCAACAAACTTTTGGTAAAGAACGCGAAACAGGTGGTTTTAATTTGCAACAACGGTGAGAAGTTCCTGACGAAGGATGGGATGCAAAAGCTGTGTGTGATTGAGAACAGTAGTTTGATTATCGGGAGGTAAATTGAAAAATCATTAATGTCCGATAGGGCTGCAGTTTGCAACATTGTTTAATGTTCGGTAGTTTGGCTACTAGTTAATGTTTGTTACAATTAGGTTAGAACGAGTTGACAGCGGCTGTCAAACTTCGCAGAGTACGGATTGCCCTAACGTGCTCTGAAAGTTCTGTGAAAGCAAAACTTAATTTTGGCTAAACTAAACCAAATGTTATTCCACCGCAAACTATTGATTACAAGAGCTGTGTTTTTTTTTCGTCCAGCGACGGTCTAATAAAGAATATTGGACCAGCGAGCACCATTGATTTCCAATATGCAGGAGTCTCGTTTGATAAAGTAATCGATGCAACTGGCATGTGTCATTCCAGGCAAGTATCAGTGCAATACACCACCCTGGACAATATGGGGCGGTAGATCTAGGCGTGCACACAGGTGTAAACATGGTTtgtgctatctgggatccttaaccctaaccataaccctttccTAATCCTAAATTTAACCCGtaccattttaaatgtcaacttcaatgggggggtagtgacgtcccaaggatcccggatagcaaggACCATGTAAACATGCAACCTTGGCCACGTTTATTTGCCGAACGTTGTCTAACggtgcagatagaaatgccatgaataggGCGGAAGTTATACCGTATTCTACATgtcagcacaggaggttggtggcacattaattggggagaacaggctcgtggtaatggctggagcggaatcagtggaatggtatcaaacacatggtttccaggtgttagatgccattccatttgctctgttctggccatttattatgagccgttctcacctcagcagcctcctgtgtgtcAGAGAGCCATGTTTGGTCTACaaagaatatttgtatttgacgGTTCCAAAACGTTAGGTCCTGCCGAATGCTCCCCTGTTCTATTAATACAAATATTTGAAACATAGATATAGTGTTCTAGCATGAAGAGAATGAGGTTTTACAGAAATACAGCTGTGCTCATTGATTATTGTGTTTCAGGATTGGTTGATGCACACACCCACCCCGTATGGGCTGGAGACAGGGTGCATGAATTTGCCATGAAGGTAAATATAACTTCCATGGGTACCATCCCCTCTCTGCCTCAACAGATTGTAATCTGACTCACCTTTTGGAGTAAAAGTAAAGGTTTGTAGGGCTTCGTTTACacaagcagcccaattctgatattttttccactaattggtcttttgaccaatcacatcagatcgtTTCACACAAgctatttttcagagctgatctgattgattgttcaaaagaccaattagtgaaaaaatatcagaattgggctgcctgtcaaAATGCAGCCTAGGTAATGCTGTGTGTGCCTACAGTTGGCCGGTGCCACCTACATGGATGTGCACCGTGCCGGAGGAGGGATCCACTTCACAGTGGAGCACACCCGGGCTGCTCTTGCCTCCACCCTGCTGGCCTCTCTGACAGGCAGGCTGGGTCGGATGCAGCGGGCAGGCACCACCCTGGTGGAGTGTAAGAGTGGCTACGGCCTGGAGCTGCAGACAGAGCTGAAGATGCTGGAGGTCATCGAGACGGCCAGACGTACCCTGCCAATCAATATATCGTCTACCTACTGTGGAGCACACGCAGTCCCTAAgtactgaccacacacacactctacaccaTGCTGTTGAACACCCCCCCCATACTCCTGAACAGACACACCTCACATCCACCCCGTCATGACCACTGTGTTACATTCACCCGTACAGCTAACCCTACTGACTTTCATCCTCACTAGGTGTTATTAAATACCCACCCCTTCTGATTCTTTCCCAGGGGTAAGACTGTTGCCGAGGCGACAACAGACATCCTTCAGGTCCAGTTGCCACAGCTGCGTGAGCGTATGTCAGCTTGGGGCCCTGAGGGTGGACAACATAGATGTGTTCTGTGAGCAGGGTGTgtttgacctggcctccacatgcTCCATCCTGCAGGCCGGCCTGGACATGGGCCTCAACATCAACTTCCACGGAGACGAGCTGCACCCCATGAACTCTGCACAGGTACGCATCATCAACCTGCGCCTCTCTACTGTCACTGTGGTAACAACAGCTGGTTTAGTACCAGTACGTATTATTTAAGTGTCTATGGTACTGTCCATCTCACTTAACCATtcctgtattgtgtgtgtgtttttctctgGTGGTGCTAGCTGGGGGCAGAGCTCGGTGCCTTGGCTATCAGTCACCTGGAGGAGGTGACAGATGAGGGCATCGCTGCCATGGCGACAGCTAAGACCGCTGCCGTCCTGCTCCCAACCACTGCCTACATCCTGCGGTTACCCCAGCCGCGGGCCCGAGACATGCTGGATGCTGGGGTCATTGTTGCCCTGGGCAGTGACTTCAACCCTAATGCCTACTGTTGCTCTATGGTGGGGGATTGGAGGTGGTAGGAGTAGGGAAGTTAGGGAGGAAAGATGGAGGGGGCTGTGGGGGTAAGGTCAATGAGTTAGTGGGAATAGAAGGCAAAAAGCCTCTGTAGCGATCCCTCTGTCATCATCTCTTGATCCCTGTCTGTCTATCCCAGCCGGTGGTGATGCACCTGGCGTGCGTCAACATGAGGATGTCCATGCCCGAGGCTCTGGCCGCCGCCACCATCAACGCAGCCTACGCCCTGGGACGCTCTCACACGCACGGCTCCCTGGAGGTCAACAAACACGCCGACCTGCTGGTCCTCAACGCACCACGGTAAAGTTGCTGTCAATAAATACTACTATATTCTAAGAGCTGGCTTCATTTAATGGTTAGACACCACAGTGTATGTTCCAGTTGACAGTTAACCTTTCAGCAGCTAGATTACTTATCTTGTAATTGTGGTGAGGACTGTGTATGGCATTGTCTAAAATGCAGTAGCTGTGTGAATGGAATCGATTGGGTTGTGTGAGTGAGACTGCCTAAGGTTGTGTTGATTGTGTGAGTGAGACTGCCTAAGGTTGTGTTGATTGTGTGAGTGTGGCTGACACTTtagtgtagatgtgtgtgtggacTGACAGTGTTGTGTTGATGGTGTTGTCCGGCAGGTGGGAGCATCTCATCTACCAGTTAGGAGGACACCAGGAACTGATTCGCTACGTTGTCATCAGGGGCAACGTCGTCTATAACAACGACAAAACCATGGACTTCTAACTCCAAAATTGGGTTTGGATAACTGACGTTCTTCCCCCAGGCATAGTCACACACGGCCCTGTTGCCTCgtggacagggctgtgtgtgtctataaATGGACACAGCTCACAGTCAAGGATTTGTAAATGGACAGTTAATATTAACCTGATATTCTATGTCTTGGTCAGTGGGGTATGTGGTAACATTTGAGTATGTGCTTTAAACCATGTGGTAACATTTGAGTATGGGCTTTGAACCATTGTTTCTGCAATCTCCAAATGACTGTAGAGTTGGGTAGGGTTAATATCCAGGAAGTGTTGGTTAAAAAGAACGTGATTAAATGTTGTGCCTTTTTCTTACCATAAACAAAAGTCTCCATTCTTGCTCTGTCATCTATTTGCCCCAATTTAGGTTGGAGACCTTCTGACCCTTGGTTCCTCTCTTTcatgctctgttaatctttcgcCCTTCAGCTCTACACCcctccccttgtctctctctgagGTTGTAGGAGTTAGTAAAGCTAACACAGGCGAGGTGAGTGAATCATTAGTGAGGAAGCTCAGCCTGTAGTAACAGCTGTATGGTCTATCTGCCAGCTCAACTGATCAAGGATACAAGTAGTGTTGCAAAGGGACTGTGCTTGATCCAGTGTCTGAGGGTCAGAGAAAGCAGAGACTGCTTTTGTAACCTTTGTAGGTTTTGAGGACTGGGAATCATTGTAGTTTGTTTAACCATTGGGGTGGGGTAGACAAGGGAGACCGCCAAGTTGAACTCTTGTGCATTTTTTTGTTTACAGACATGTTTATGTCAAATATATGAAGATAGTGTGAAGGAATTGGTGGCTCAGTGGTAAGGATCTCACCCTCCAACCATAGGATCCTTGGTTCCAGCCCTGTGCGGCACTGGAGCATGGTTGTGTGAATGTGAGAGAGGTGTTGCCACTCAAAGATGGTTATGGAGAAAAATCTCCAGAAAAAAAGTGGACACTTAGTATTTAAATGGGGAGTAGCCTATAGTTAAAAACGAAGTATCCACTTTAAGGACATTTTCTCCATAACCACTGCTCTGAAGTTGCAGGGCACCCCAGGTTTTAACCACCCCTGCTTATTGCGCCACTGccctccaaccatctttgtgtGGCAGCCACTCCCCTTGACTCACTGACTAGCAGAGTCCCAAGTAGGCAACCATGAGCCAGAGCAAGATCCTTACGCCTGAGCCACAGACTCCTTCACACTCCCCTCTGTATGTTTGACATGGAGAATTGTTGAAACGTACATAAAAGCACAAGAGAGGAGGTTTGAACCCATAACCTCTTGGTAGGAGGCAGGGATTGAAGTACTGAGCCACTGACTGCTTCacatttctccctcttctctttgtgtaagggataatcaataagaggctatgcgtt
This portion of the Coregonus clupeaformis isolate EN_2021a chromosome 24, ASM2061545v1, whole genome shotgun sequence genome encodes:
- the LOC123481814 gene encoding small nuclear ribonucleoprotein F, with protein sequence MSLPLNPKPFLNGLTGKPVMVKLKWGMEYKGYLVSVDSYMNMQLANTEEYVDGALAGHLGEVLVRCNNVLYIRGVEEEEEDGEMKE
- the LOC121579010 gene encoding LOW QUALITY PROTEIN: probable imidazolonepropionase (The sequence of the model RefSeq protein was modified relative to this genomic sequence to represent the inferred CDS: deleted 1 base in 1 codon), whose product is MSNKLLVKNAKQVVLICNNGEKFLTKDGMQKLCVIENSSLIIGSDGLIKNIGPASTIDFQYAGVSFDKVIDATGMCHSRQVSVQYTTLDNMGRTGGLVDAHTHPVWAGDRVHEFAMKLAGATYMDVHRAGGGIHFTVEHTRAALASTLLASLTGRLGRMQRAGTTLVECKSGYGLELQTELKMLEVIETARRTLPINISSTYCGAHAVPKGKTVAEATTDILQVQLPQLRERMSAGALRVDNIDVFCEQGVFDLASTCSILQAGLDMGLNINFHGDELHPMNSAQLGAELGALAISHLEEVTDEGIAAMATAKTAAVLLPTTAYILRLPQPRARDMLDAGVIVALGSDFNPNAYCCSMPVVMHLACVNMRMSMPEALAAATINAAYALGRSHTHGSLEVNKHADLLVLNAPRWEHLIYQLGGHQELIRYVVIRGNVVYNNDKTMDF